The DNA window tgttgttgttgttgttgcagtaGTTTTATCACccgtattattattcaatgaatcaaatgtttctttttcttcatttgaatcaGAATCTGATTCACTACTTGTATTAGTATTAgtattagtagtagtagtagtagtagtagtattctttatttttttcgttaatttGGCATTAATGATTCGTCTTTTagtattattgttgttgtgattattattattattattatttttacttttattttgatgatgatgatgatgattattattattatgatgatgagtgatGCCAATAATATTATGAGTGGAagataaaacttttttcaatttataaaaatacaacaatACATGACATAGTGTTGGATGATTTGAACATTGTCGTAATTCATTGGATGCAGCATGAAATGGTTCcaataatttgatcaatatggctatcaatttaaaatcaatagATTTCATATCATTCTTATCTTCAATCGATTGGCTATTATCGTCGATCGCTTTTAATAGTTCATATTTACCAATCCAATCTACATCATATTGATTAGCTTGttcaattgttgattgtaaATTCAAACGAATGGCAATTTCATGGCACGAATCGAATAGATCCAATAATGGATTcatagaatcatcattacaattatcattatcggtAACAATGGCTAACGATTCCTCTACCACTTTATCTACAATATGAGCCATTGAACTTAGACATACGGATACGCCACCAAATTGACCACCATGTGATACGAATGTAAATTTACTCAATTTCTTACGATCTTGAAGTCCATAATCATCTAGGGTACGTGCAACAAATCGATTTATATCAACAACCATACCGGATGCTGAAAGAATTGCTTCAGTCAATTGCCAACGTGAATCAACATAATACACAGACATTATACAGGCATCATTATCCGAATCACAGACCAATGCAGAGCCTGGATTTTCCTCAAGATTCGTATTGACATCCGATCGAATACGTTCCAAACATTGTCGATATAATTGTAATTGATAGGATTGTAATTGTTCCAGATCAGGTGATTGTGCTGGCAGATGATTTAAAcaagatgataatgttgttgcaAGATTTAAAAGTTGTGGCTGTTGATATAATTGTTGTAAAACTTGTTGAGTACATAAACGAAGATGAGATTGCAATATAGCCCTAAATGAATCACTAATTATAGATTGTAATGGTACTAATTCTTCAGCACAGAATTGTACAAGTCTTTCACGGAGATCTTGACGAATATGTTGTACATTTCGTTgaccattcatcattgtggTTGTAgccgtcgttgtcgttgatgatgatgatggtgaattatagccattattattattcgatgatgatcgtggATGTAAcattgattgtgatgatgatgatgacgatgatgatgatgaagatggtgatggtgattttgttgtcattgtgaCCGCTATACCGCCACCATTCGATATTAATGATCTTGCATCcgttgtatgatgatgaattaaatgGCTATTACCAACAACACCatgtgattgatttttaaattttttctttggtaaTGCTGGATGTATGGTAATATGTGCTCCTGTTTGATTTGTTAAcgttgtggttgttgatggtgatgatgatgctgataataatgttgctgatgtatcattcaaatttaaatgattaccaacaaatgatgattgtcgtcCACCTCCTGTCATCGAGGTGGCAGCAGCTGAGGTTGgtaaatcttttttcattcgtttcaaCATTCGTGGTGTCGTTGAATCAGCATCCGTTATATTGAATGTTgtattaccaccaccattcattgaattggatcgattattattcgttgatTGTACtggaatattattatttgtttttggttttctatTAGCTGGTGTTGAATTtggaaataataaagaaaaacaatgatgacgacgcATATGTGATGTACCGGTTATTTGGCCATGATAACGTGTTAAAAAATGACATGTTTTACATTGAACAATGCCAGTAAATACATGATTATCTTTATAGGCAACTTCTTGAAATAATGCCCATACATCAGATGATGAACTTGATGCACGTGGTCTTACATAACATTCACCTGCTTCTAATTTGGCACGAATCTCATCCACAGCTGGAAATGATCTActtaataaatgaatgaatgaatggtaaaaaaaaattaaaatcaaataaattcaaaaaaatagatattCAACAAACCTATTCATCGTTTTCACTGATGTAATTGGTCTACCAACTTTACGTTTTTGActatttgatgaatgatgttgtttttgttgttgctgttgttgttgttgttgttgctgttgatgatgatgatgattctgaatTGTTAAATGTGGActtaatgattgttgttgttgttgttgatgatgatgatgctgtacaacattatcaatggCCATTTtagtcattgtcattgtacCAGTAGCATatccattaccaccaccattttcaatacccattttttgttccatttgttCTTCTTCACCATCCGATAGTACGGTTAATGTTTGCAATACTGGAACTAAataattcatattcaatcagccaaaccgaaaaaaaacaaaacaaaacaaaacaaaaaaaaacatttttcaattattataagatccaaaaaaccaaaaattcaataataaacaaccaataatgaaaaccgcctacaattgaattattacaattcaatttgaacattgtgacaacagcaacaaaaaccggaaattttcatttttattcatctttAACACTGTTCACtcacatcattcatttacacacacatacacacatatacatttCGCGATGATTGGACATTGACCGACAATGGCAATCATccataacaatttttttgtttctgccatttttatttccgttataaatgatcaaaaatggcCAACCATATTTGCAACCAGTAaagcaagcaagcaagcCAGCCAGCCATCCAAtcaaacaaccaaccaaccaaccaacaggGGAGAgagggagaaaaaaaatgtccgcccttattttttttttttttggaatatcggcaattttaatttgtttaaaaaaaattccatcatcatcatgatgatggaaactTGTTTGTTCCAATGCTATATGaggaaacaaacaaacaaaaaattcctatttaaaaacaatttaccatgatgataaacCAAAATGTCGGAGGTCGTCGTGTCggtcatcacacacacacacacggactGTGTGCATGATAAGCGACCGACACTTGTACATATGAGTCATATACCCATATAAAATGCATagataacagaaaaaaaatacaactgGGACCtcgagaaaagaaaaaatttacggggccataataataataataatcatcatcagtcagtcagccatcatgatgatcaaatgttAATACCAGCCAGCCGGTCATAGCCAGAACGAGagagaattgaaaatttcggGGTTTGGCTCAAAACTGGAATCGACCCTGGTCAAAACATTACTATCTTTCACTCtagctatcatcatcatcatttgattttgggGTTGGCCCTGCACATTACGAGAAAATCAAAACCcgaaaaaagtttcatcgtcgtcatagTCGTCGTTGTTCggtctaatcatcatcatcataatcattttcatcatgatgaaagtcaaaaattattaccacagacacacataaacacacacacacacacacaggataCATGACCGAACTTGGCCGTGCCAAGCTTActacgaaaaataaaaacacaaGAATAATTAACTTTGAAAAACATCGAggtcaaatcatcatcaacgaaaaaaaaaaaataaaaaaatgtttaaagATTGTCGAATGAGGTataacagcagcaacaagttgtagtggtggtgagagtaaaaaaagagaaagcaCGAGAACACGAAAACACGAGAACGAGAGagaggaaaagaaaaaaaaacccgtgTTACTTGGAATGAttggaaacgaaaaaaaaaaaaaaattttttttttcatttttgtggCCGTTTGGAACGAAAACTCAATAGCCCGTTTCACATATAGACAGATAGTGAAAACATACCACCACGGttgaatacacacacacacaccaccaACGCacatttcttgttgtttctataaagaatagaaaatagagaaaatatagaattcaatcaatgaaataaacatGTGCATGTGGTAAAGTTCGGGACAGCTGCAAATTCGGGTATCactattttattttagaattgaatttttggtatatatgtgtgtgtgtgtggggtGTGGACcaaatgtcttttttttttctttctctctctctctcttttttttttggtacaaTTTTCGTTGCCTTCTgggctaattttttttcgaaagcaaaaaaaaaaaatggtcatcaGAATAAACATTCGAAAAGGAAATATAGAAAGAGTTgaagatcatcatctggtCGACGTCGTGATTGTCCGAAGACCTTGAATCATTGTCGAATGAACATTGTAGttgtctttgttttgttttgtccaTTTTCAAATCGACAATTGTTGGTTcggataacaacaacaacaacagtccgaaatggccattttttttcctcgaATGCCCAGCATGTGTGTGAAAATGTGTCCAATATTTAAGCTCGTTCTTTGCATAATATttatctatgatgatgatgatgatgattatacagggcaaacaaatacaaaaaacatcatacaagaaaacaaaattcataagaaccatttgatttgttcGTTGTTCTCTtttcaaagtaaaaaaaaaattaaattttctttatgaTAAACACCATGAAACAATGTGAATTTTGCCAcgttttattatatataacgATAATCTAGTAGTGTGTCGGGtcaaacatacacatatattgatattgttaatgatgattgttatcAAATCATGATTAAATCATGGATAGTTTGtccatgataatgatgatgatgaccatcacacaaacacacacatagaccaaatgatccattatcatcatcaagatgatattcaaattcaaatggatagatatatcgatcaatttatcaatcaagaaaaaaaaataaaaaataaaatcacatcatattcattcatttattcattcattaaaaatgaaaaccaaataatgatgatgatgatgatcaatatcatGGTAGTAGTATcaaatagtagtagtagtagtagtttgttattatcatttaatcaaaaaaaaaaaaaatgattgaatattattGCATGGTATGGTATGTCCCTCAATAttattaaacacacacaaacacaaacacatgataatgataattgtctggtatttgcatcatcatcatcatcatcatcaaaaaaaggTATAGTGTAGTACATTCTctttcatcaaatcaaattattattatcaaatcgaattgattcataattcgattcgatcaaaattgaataaatgaaaaaatagaatatatactacgattcaataataaatcaattccattttcatccacagttacaattattatcattttaataataaaaaatatatactCTGAAGGCgtatcactatcatcatcatcatcatcatcatcacatccaAAAATACTAGATATTTAAGAtcaatgattaattgatttgatcaaacTCACACaatacacagacacacatatAGACAAATGATAGATATTACGTACatcacacacaaataaaaataaaaaaaaaaaaaaaattatcagctgaaacgaaaagaaagtgaaataaaaacgacGCAATTCTAATATAATCgttttatattttaaaaattgaaaattttaccCGGAAATATTATCCAAATGAATTTagaacaggaaaaaaaagacattatgaaaattgtcatttttataCCTTTCTCTACAATTATGAAACTTACCCATTGGCCATGGATGTTGTGGACTAGTGTCCggtgatgattgtgttgACATGATTATCgtattcaattgattattattagtcgATACAATTTCAGTCataatttatataatataaaggaaattttttttttggtaaattCGAATGTCATGAACAATTcggtaaatgatgatcagtctgaaaaaaaattgatgacgatggttgatgaaaattgatgatgacgatgatgtcgAATAAAACGGGTAAAATTCAAAGTTTAGTCATCAtgtttcatcatgatcattgtgatcaattaatttgtcaacgaaaaagaaaaaaaaaatttttttttcaaaaatcgtTGATAAACGATTAGCTGGAtttatgacatttttttttctttcgttccatcacacacacacacacacacggacaAGCAAACAAATACGACGACATCAacaagtggtggtggtggtggtttgatagtttatttattttattttttttttttttgttatttttttggttcgatgaatttcgatttactatacaatcaaattcaacaacaacatcaacaactgatgatgatttttttttttggtggtggtggtggttggtggttgtgttgttgtagtaaaaaaaaaagatgacgAAACTTATTACGACAaccgacgacgacgacgacaaaaaattatatttcaaacaaaaaaaaaaactgacaaaaaaataatatgcAGGCAGGCAgtaaatacacacacacacacaaatggtctatggattttgttgtttttttctctggtttgttgatgttatcatcatcatcatcatcaatctcgacaattcaatatttcaattcacatatatatatattatacagaaaaaaaatctcagtAGTAGTAGCTGCTGGTGCTGGTGTTgcggctgctgctgttgtaaatgaatgaatggaagaGATGCCtgttattttgaaaatgaaaaaaaaattattagttATTAGACACccgaaaaatcaaaatccagaaaaaaaattgaaaatgaaaatttgccatcattgttatcatctcaatcatcatcatcattaaattatatcattgattgaaaatgccCTCACAATGagtggataaaaaaaaacgggatggttatgttgttgttgttgttttttatatattccgTTGAtatcaaaacacacacacacacacgcttATCATCAACAGAGCAGGAATggcaaatgatgatcgaagAATAAAATATGGTGGTTGAAGAACACAAAACCGAACCACGgccaatcttttttttttctcgggacccacacacacacgcacacacacatgctgaatttttattgattgccACTATTgccgttgtcgttgttgttgttgttgttgttgttggttgttgattgttggtggtggtccaTGATCttcaaaataacaaaaaaaaacagtaattttcattttctctccattcctctctctctctctctctggtccctgtttttttttggataatgattgataatatcatcatcattatcaaccattcatttcattgattgataatgctACTACCACTAATACCaccaaacaaaatatcatcattaatattaacCACTACTAAccatttatattatattatatattaacCACCATCAAGTCAATTTACCAAtttgctaattttttttttgttccaactCATATAGTCGCATTGaaaaatacatacacatGCTACAAGTGTTTGATTATATTTTGGCtaaaaacacaacaaaaaaaaaaaaaaccaaacacacgcaaaacacaatttttttttgaaaaataacaacGGAAAATTTACGggtaaattttctttttccgaattattgtcgttgtttggtcacacaaacacacacacaaaaaacacgTACGTTTTTACACAATAATCGAATGTGGTAAAATAATGGTGGCGGTGGCggcggcggtggtggtggtggtggtaatgacgatgatgatgatgattaatatcGATGTGGAAAACtaacgaaacaaaacgaaaacgatgatgatgatgatgatgatgatgaaaaaaaaatatcgcaACAAGGACGCATTTTCCAAAATTCAagtctttctttctctctcttttttctttatttctttcttttccgAATtcctctttttctctcttttttttcaatttcaccaatctgtgtgtgtgtaacgtgttggctattttttttttattgtatatGTTGTATATGCGCGCgctttacgtttttttttctattttcattcaatatcccgcgaatattttttttttttgtcattcttaacagcaacaacaacaacaacaacttgttgagctttattttttattcgatcggatcgacgacgatgatgattatgatgatgatgatggtccgATGTGTCCAAACAAAATTCGTGTTTGTCGACGAATAAAGATGCGGATGATgacgtatttttttttttgctctcaacaacattgaaaaaaaaaccaccgctttctctttctttttttttttttttttactttcacttgttgtttttgttgtaagAACGATTTTTTGCATTCACATTTGCAAGAGATGCtgttattgaaatttttttcttttttttaccatttattACATTTGTCGGTCGATAtcggttgtgtgtgtgtgtgtgtgtgtatgttggaCAACTGGATAAAAAAGTTGGTAGTGGTggccaaatgaatgaatggccattttttttttctcaacataatcatcatcattgctgctgctgatgatgatgatgatgatgttgttgctgttcaaTGTTAACGATAatggtcatgatgatgatgatgatgatgatgatgatgatgatgatgatgatgatgatgatgatgatgatgatgatgatggaaacaaaaattgagtTGCACGAGTCGGATGAATAGATGTTGGATGAATATTTCTtaatatcaaacaaacaaacaaaaaaatgatgatgataagaagaaaatttttcaacatcaacaacaacgaaaaaaaaacggacaaaatgaatttcgaaatgaattttttggtggtcgttttttttgtttccattccCATTCTCTTCTTCTcccactgaaaaaaaaaatcaaacgatcaaaacattcgaatcttATTCTATTTCCACCTTGTTCGGTATTTTCCCTCCAAATATCTTTCTATTcacaatataaataaaatgtattattacataaattatcatcatcatttacattttaatcaaaaaaagtaaaaaaaaaaaaccaaaaacaaatcatattTAGCcattcataatgaaaatgatattatca is part of the Dermatophagoides farinae isolate YC_2012a chromosome 9, ASM2471394v1, whole genome shotgun sequence genome and encodes:
- the LOC124497763 gene encoding uncharacterized protein LOC124497763 isoform X1, translating into MTEIVSTNNNQLNTIIMSTQSSPDTSPQHPWPMVPVLQTLTVLSDGEEEQMEQKMGIENGGGNGYATGTMTMTKMAIDNVVQHHHHQQQQQQSLSPHLTIQNHHHHQQQQQQQQQQQQKQHHSSNSQKRKVGRPITSVKTMNSRSFPAVDEIRAKLEAGECYVRPRASSSSSDVWALFQEVAYKDNHVFTGIVQCKTCHFLTRYHGQITGTSHMRRHHCFSLLFPNSTPANRKPKTNNNIPVQSTNNNRSNSMNGGGNTTFNITDADSTTPRMLKRMKKDLPTSAAATSMTGGGRQSSFVGNHLNLNDTSATLLSASSSPSTTTTLTNQTGAHITIHPALPKKKFKNQSHGVVGNSHLIHHHTTDARSLISNGGGIAVTMTTKSPSPSSSSSSSSSSSQSMLHPRSSSNNNNGYNSPSSSSTTTTATTTMMNGQRNVQHIRQDLRERLVQFCAEELVPLQSIISDSFRAILQSHLRLCTQQVLQQLYQQPQLLNLATTLSSCLNHLPAQSPDLEQLQSYQLQLYRQCLERIRSDVNTNLEENPGSALVCDSDNDACIMSVYYVDSRWQLTEAILSASGMVVDINRFVARTLDDYGLQDRKKLSKFTFVSHGGQFGGVSVCLSSMAHIVDKVVEESLAIVTDNDNCNDDSMNPLLDLFDSCHEIAIRLNLQSTIEQANQYDVDWIGKYELLKAIDDNSQSIEDKNDMKSIDFKLIAILIKLLEPFHAASNELRQCSNHPTLCHVLLYFYKLKKVLSSTHNIIGITHHHNNNNHHHHHQNKSKNNNNNNNHNNNNTKRRIINAKLTKKIKNTTTTTTTTNTNTNTSSESDSDSNEEKETFDSLNNNTGDKTTATTTTTTTTNGDDEEESIKDENDDDNDDDDDDNDDDDEENKDDRNINQLIQNLRQTLMDNLDKHYEVQSLHRIATFLWPNFRLLKMLTSDEQKEVHEDVRKLIQTRVKCTNQVNNLNGQNSNDSGNCHNHDDDDHNNNGLGICDGSISNDNTVGGGGGNMMMKNKSKSNFDEWEIFSDEDQDEVDKYLSVQLTSCSEHFVLNWWREHSNEFPKLSQLAKWILSIPASVTTRERFKITKNCHIDDMLLFLHCNMQTEKFDFAKLKRSLKQQQQQQQQSTTTTTTTTSIKQKNRNSTNNNFNVATAAAVAAASSLIAN
- the LOC124497763 gene encoding uncharacterized protein LOC124497763 isoform X2; amino-acid sequence: MTEIVSTNNNQLNTIIMSTQSSPDTSPQHPWPMVPVLQTLTVLSDGEEEQMEQKMGIENGGGNGYATGTMTMTKMAIDNVVQHHHHQQQQQQSLSPHLTIQNHHHHQQQQQQQQQQQQKQHHSSNSQKRKVGRPITSVKTMNRSFPAVDEIRAKLEAGECYVRPRASSSSSDVWALFQEVAYKDNHVFTGIVQCKTCHFLTRYHGQITGTSHMRRHHCFSLLFPNSTPANRKPKTNNNIPVQSTNNNRSNSMNGGGNTTFNITDADSTTPRMLKRMKKDLPTSAAATSMTGGGRQSSFVGNHLNLNDTSATLLSASSSPSTTTTLTNQTGAHITIHPALPKKKFKNQSHGVVGNSHLIHHHTTDARSLISNGGGIAVTMTTKSPSPSSSSSSSSSSSQSMLHPRSSSNNNNGYNSPSSSSTTTTATTTMMNGQRNVQHIRQDLRERLVQFCAEELVPLQSIISDSFRAILQSHLRLCTQQVLQQLYQQPQLLNLATTLSSCLNHLPAQSPDLEQLQSYQLQLYRQCLERIRSDVNTNLEENPGSALVCDSDNDACIMSVYYVDSRWQLTEAILSASGMVVDINRFVARTLDDYGLQDRKKLSKFTFVSHGGQFGGVSVCLSSMAHIVDKVVEESLAIVTDNDNCNDDSMNPLLDLFDSCHEIAIRLNLQSTIEQANQYDVDWIGKYELLKAIDDNSQSIEDKNDMKSIDFKLIAILIKLLEPFHAASNELRQCSNHPTLCHVLLYFYKLKKVLSSTHNIIGITHHHNNNNHHHHHQNKSKNNNNNNNHNNNNTKRRIINAKLTKKIKNTTTTTTTTNTNTNTSSESDSDSNEEKETFDSLNNNTGDKTTATTTTTTTTNGDDEEESIKDENDDDNDDDDDDNDDDDEENKDDRNINQLIQNLRQTLMDNLDKHYEVQSLHRIATFLWPNFRLLKMLTSDEQKEVHEDVRKLIQTRVKCTNQVNNLNGQNSNDSGNCHNHDDDDHNNNGLGICDGSISNDNTVGGGGGNMMMKNKSKSNFDEWEIFSDEDQDEVDKYLSVQLTSCSEHFVLNWWREHSNEFPKLSQLAKWILSIPASVTTRERFKITKNCHIDDMLLFLHCNMQTEKFDFAKLKRSLKQQQQQQQQSTTTTTTTTSIKQKNRNSTNNNFNVATAAAVAAASSLIAN